From the genome of Camarhynchus parvulus chromosome 4, STF_HiC, whole genome shotgun sequence:
gtcattggtcatcaagtaaaaacaatttcacctgctgggtaaacaattctccaaatcacattccaaagcagcaaaacatggagaagctgaagcttctcagcttctcaggagaaaagatcctaatgaaaggatttttcataaaatatgtctgttaCACCAGAGACTGTTACTGGACTCTGCTGTGACCCCATGGCTGAAGGATGAGCTATAAACCAGGTTTGACAGAGCCAGGCTTAGACATcttcccctgcccaccccacaATTCCTTACCCAGAGGGGGATGTCACTTTGAGCCTGATAAATGCGTAGTttgagctgccccagctcattTTTGTACTGAAGCATCTCAGctcctttctgtgctttgtaCTGCTCCAGGAACACCTTGTCTTGCTCAGTCAGTTGCTTGTGCCCCTGTTGTGACTGCAGAAGGTCCTTCCGTGTCCTCACCAGCAACACGTACTGTGAAATGACTTCTGAGATGTCCTCAAACTGCAGCACAGGATTCCTGGTGTTAGTGACTCTCTCAGCTTGCAGCTCTCATGTCATTTGGCACCCTGCCCTTACCTGGGCCAATGCCTCTCCCTCCTGAAAGAtctccccaccttccccagccctaactgttctgggattctgtcCTTCCCAGTCAGCTCGTTGGGCATTGCTGCATTCCAGGTGTGGTGGCCTCCCACTGTGCCACACCACAGCTGTCACTGCCATAGCAAGGGGATGTGCTGCACCTTTTCCCAGGTGAGCAGTGCTCTGATAAACCACAAAGAACAACTGCAGTGTCCAGAGCCACATCCCCAGGACTTGGGAGACCCCACCAGGGGTGGCTGGAGTATGAATGATGTCCTCAGGGGAGAGCACAGCTTTTTGGCAactgcctggggacactttctgggcagcttttcatttcTCCCAAACAATTCACCTGACCTGGAACAGTGACACAAGGGTGTCCCCattcctcccagccctgagctttCCCCCTTCTTAcggtttttctttgcttttctcagtCTTCCACTTGCTGTTCTGATTCTCCTGCTGtatctctgctccctgtggccCACCTTGCTTGCAGGTTGGTTTTTCCATCCCATCTGAGGTCTCTGGGTTTGAGCAAGTGTCCAGTGTCCTAGACTTGCCCTACCTTCTCTAGCTTTAGCATTTATCCAAGGCTCTCCCCAAGGCTGTGATCTGTCTCACTTATGTCCAAACTCACCTGTGAGACCTCCACCACATCCTCCAGGTATTTCTTGAAGATGGAGTACTTCTGCACTTTTTTGCAGAGTTTACggtgtttttttctgagggTTTCCAGTTCCATCTTGACTCTCAAAATCTCACCATCCATTTTTATGttctcctctctctgttttctgtctgttttcagAGCCTGGATTCGTAACTCTTCACATTTCTGGTTGtttcccccagcagcacacaaGCACAtacagagagagggaaggaaagacaGGGTAAGATGGAGCTGGATTACTTACCAGCAGTGGTAGGACATATCTTCAGAGAGGAGAGGCCAACACTGGACCACCCTGGGAACATTTCCTCTCCCTATTTCACAGGACCATCCCTCCTGTGTTGACCTTTTGGTCCTGGAGACCAGTACCCAGGATGGCAGTCTGAATTTCAGACCTGCTTGGATCTGCACCCTGGAAACATCTGGATGTCAGCAGAGGGGGCAAGGCTAACACCTTTCCTGGGGGACATTTCGGGCTGGCAGGAGAACTCACTGGTACAGGACAAGCTCTTTTCCATCCAAGACCTATCAGGGTTTCCCGTATCTGTGGTACAACACCTTGTGCCCTGCCAGTCCTGTTCCTCGCAGCTCCAATCTCAACAGGAATGCAGCCCAAGACCCTCTTCCCCaaggcaggggaggagctgTGGTGCAGCTCAAGGATCTGGTGTACCTGCACAGCGCTTCCAGATCTCTCCACGTGGGCTTTCAGCTGGGCCCTCTTGGCGTGCAGGTCCCTCCACCGGTCAGCGATGACTTTCATCCTCTCCCTGAAGGCCTGGCAGCACCAGAGTGAGGGTGACATGGCTGCCTGCACCCAAAAGCTGTCACCTGCCTCCCAAAAAGCctccaaaaaaccacaaatcatCCCAGCCATGCGCTGGGATGCAATACCTGCATGCAATACCTACCCATCTTTCTCCcctcttctttctctgccaTGGCCTTTTCCATCTCTCGGACTTCTTTCTTTGTCTTAAAGAGCTGCATTAGTGAAGATTGGGAGTCCTCCTCTGTCACTCTGAGTTCCCTGCAGGAGTTGTTTTCCTCAAGGTTACACGCTGAGTTGAGTTCCTTGGCAGGGTGTTGGATTGCTCTGGATGCTGGACTGCGTCCCAGGCAGGGTGATggggcagagccccccagcACCATCTCAGATCCCATCTGGCACCATGgcatcccctccccaccccagcaggCATCCCAAGGCAGAGAAAGGGGGTGTTACAGggaggaacagagctggggaagggggtgcAAGAGGAGGCAGAAGTGATAGACATAAGGCATGGGGGTTTCCCATggtgagggacagagggatggagaaggcaGGAGAAGATGCAGGCTGGTGGAAGAACCCCCTCACCTGAGGAAGGACGGGAGTTTCACCTTGCACATCCTGAGGAAAAGGGCTGACATCTCCTCTTTGCTCCAGGTCTCCATtgctccagcccccagcaggaaacagagcgcaggtgctgccagcactgcttcTTTGCCAGCTCAGCTCgggggctgctcctcacccctGAGGGCTCAGTGTGGGAGCAATGAGCCTGGGAGCCTCTTGCCTCTGCTTTCCTGAGACCTTCCGTgacccc
Proteins encoded in this window:
- the LOC115903155 gene encoding coiled-coil domain-containing protein 42-like, whose amino-acid sequence is METWSKEEMSALFLRMCKVKLPSFLRELRVTEEDSQSSLMQLFKTKKEVREMEKAMAEKEEAFRERMKVIADRWRDLHAKRAQLKAHVERSGSAVQKCEELRIQALKTDRKQREENIKMDGEILRVKMELETLRKKHRKLCKKVQKYSIFKKYLEDVVEVSQFEDISEVISQYVLLVRTRKDLLQSQQGHKQLTEQDKVFLEQYKAQKGAEMLQYKNELGQLKLRIYQAQSDIPLWEAHWADIQDRTSKKTGKLWTIKLAIHNLFQSTNLRLPAQWGVLECTSCRQLSMVKPSQKEEQ